In Paenacidovorax monticola, the genomic window CAGCGCTGGCCGGCCGCGCCGAAGGCCGCACCGGCCAGGGCGTTGAGGGTCTGCTCCTTGTTCGCGTCGGGCAGCACGATGGCGTGGTTCTTCGCGCCCATCATGCACTGCACGCGCTTGCCGTTCAGGCTGGCGCGGTTGTAGACATGGGTGCCGACCTTGGTCGAGCCCACGAAGCTGATGGCCTTGATGTCGGGGTGGTCGCAGATGGCGTTCACGGCGTCCTCGCCGCCGTGGACCACGTTCAGCACGCCGGGCGGAATGCCGGCTTCGAGCGCCAGCTCGCACAGGCGCATGGTCACCATCGGGTCCTGCTCGGAGGGCTTGAGCACGAAGGTGTTGCCCGTGGCGATGGCCATCGGGAACATCCACAGCGGAATCATGGCCGGGAAGTTGAACGGCGTGATGCCCGCGCACACGCCCAGGGGCTGCAGCACGGTGTAGGTGTCCACGCCGTTGGCCACGTTGTTGGCCAGTTCGCCGAGCTGCAGGTTGCCGATGCTCGCGGCATGCTCGACCACTTCGAGGCCGCGGAACACGTCGCCTTCGGCGTCGGGCAGGGTCTTGCCCTGTTCGGCCGTCAGGATCGCGGCCAGCTCGGACATGTTCTCGCGGATCAGCTGCTGCAGCTTCAGGAAGATGCGGGCGCGGGTGCCGATGGGGGTCTTCCTCCAGGTCTTGAAGGCTTCCTTGGCCGAGGCCACGGCGGCGTTGATTTCATCGGGCGTGGCGAAGGGCACGCGCGCCAGCACTTCCTGCGTGGCGGGGTTCACCACGTTGCGCCACTGCGTGGTCTTGGATTCGACGAGCTTGCCGCCGATCAGCAGCTTGACGGTGGGGGCCTGCACGGCCTGGGTGGTGGATGCGTCCATGGTTGTCTCCTGGGGGGGATTGGCGAGCGGCCCCTGCAATGGGCTGGTCTGCCACGCATCTTAGGCGTGCAAATATGTGTTTGCAATGGCGTTGTTTGCATTCCAAATGTGCGTATTTGCACATCGATGCGTGTCGAATGCCCGGTCGAACTCCATTGTCGAACGAGCCTGAAAAGCCAAAGGGCAAGCACACTGGCTTGCCCTTTGGCTTGGACGTCCCGATGAATCCGGGCTAATTGCGAGAGGGGTAAATTCCCTGGGTCGCGATGATGTAATTCAGTCCGAGGTAGGGCTGCATGATGGAGAACGGCTGGCTGTTACCGGTTACCCCCGTTGAGGCGCTGGTTCCGGATAGTGCCGTATCGTTGGGCCCGCTGGCCGTGTATTGGGCATTGCGCTGATTGGAGGCTGCGGGGACCGCTCCCCCCCCGGGCGCAACCTGCGTGCCTGCACTGGTGGATGCGGGGATGCTGACGGCAGCGCCTGGATGGTTGTGCGCAGGCATTTCCGTAACGATGAGTGTGTGCGTAGGGGAGCCCGCCATTTCACCCTGGTCCACTGCCGGGAGTCCAGGCCCCTGTCCGGTACCGACTGGAACGCGCCCGCGCAGGTCCGGAAGCGCGAACGTCGTTTGCCCGTTGCCTCCGTAGGTTGTGCCGAGGATGGAGAACAGCGCCGTGTTCTGTGCGATGCTCAGGATTTGGCCTTGGCAGAATGCCCAGCCCCGAGGGGCGAAGTTGCCCGCAAACAATACGATTTCGCCAATGAATGGTTCAGACATAGGGAGTTCCTCGTCAAGTCAGAAAGTAGCCTGTCGTCCAGCCCCCGCGGGCGGCGGCCGAAGCAGGGAGGGGCGGTTGGCAGCATTCAGCGGCCTTGCATGGACATGTGCGGCAGGGCGTTCCCACAGGGGCCGGTGCTGTCGTTTCCGGCGAGAGCCCACTGTCTTTCGCCCCGGGGGCCTGAGAGTGGGGACGACCGCAGCACGGTCCAGATTTCCTTCGAACCCGGGGCCGTGGCGGCAAGGGCCGCGCCAAAGCTGGCTCCGGCCTCCGCACCCAGCAGGGCTGCTGCATTCCAGGGCAGGTCCACCTGGCGGAAATGGGCGGCCCAGGCTGGCTCCGCCAGCTCGATGGAGGGCCAGCTCATCACGGTCCAGGCCCGCACCCCAGAGGCCCGTGCCGTAAGCCAGGGGAATCCTGCCAGTTCCGCTCGCAGCAAGGGCTTTTGGTTTTGCCACCACTGCGAGAACCTCGCAGCCTGCCGCCCCGAGTGCAGCGCGACGACAACATCAGGTTGTACGGACACAATGGCCTGCTTCAGATCGCCAAACTCGTGCACTTGCCCAGGCACTCCGGCGATATGTCGGCCCATGATCTGGCCGCCGAGCGAGTGCCAGCGGTCTTGGAATGCCTGGACGAAGTCATAGCCCGACTCGTGCCAGCCGAGAGACAGAAAGGCGCGTGGCCCGCACTGGGCGTGCACCTTGTCCGCAAGCGCAGATGCCATGGCGCAGAGTTCGAGTGTATGGCGGGCGTACGATGCTCCGGTGGCGGACGGCTCGGCCAGGTCGGCTCCCGTGTCGCTGATCCATAGAGGCACCTCGGCCTTCTGGGCCAGCGGTGCGAGCCTCTTCGACAGGAGCGGGGGAATCCAGCCCATCAGCGCATCGACCCTGCGCTGCTGCAGTGCAGACGCGATCACCTTGGCCGGCGCTGACGGCAGGGAGCCTGCTGACAGCCAAGTGACCTGGACGGCCGCACCCGCCTGCGCCAAGCCCAGTTCCACGCCGCGGGTGTACTCCGCGGCGAGTGCCGGCAGTTTTTGCGATGCGGGGGCGATACCCAGAACGCGCCAGGTGGCGCTAGCGGATGCCAGGGCGGGAACGGATGCCTGGACACCGCTGGCCGCCGCGGCGCCACTGGCCGCCAGAAAATGGCGCCGATGAAGCTCGATCATGGCAGGGCCTCCTCGAGGGAATTTGGGGCAGCGGCACGCTGGGCGTGGCGCAGGTTCTGCAATTTTCGATAGTGGGGAGCGATCCATTGCTCTGCAAGGGATTGAAGATGGTCGCTTGCCATGCTGTGTTTCGTCTCCGTGTCCGGAAGATAGGCCTGATATGGGTGCTTGCCGTGCATCGCACAGCGTTCGCGCATGCGGTCCCGGTCCTGCTCGGAGCAGTGCCAGCGCATATGGGGAAGCACCAGCGTCTCGATGGCAGCGGGCAGCTCGGCATGGTCGAGCAGCAGGGTGCGTTCCGGGACGAACTCCCGGGCCATGGCTGCGTAAATGTCCCCCAGCACGCGCGCGCAGAAAAGGGCTGCGGGCATGGAGGCCAGCTCGTGGATGCTCAGGCCATCGAGGCATGCCCCCAGCGTGCCGGGCACGAGAAAGAAGGCGCGCTCGCGCATCTGGGACACCAGCACCGACAGGGGCTCCCGGGCGAGAAACACCCACCGCGCTTCGGGCCAGGCCTGGGCCACCAGGGCTGCCTTGTCCGTGTTCCAGGCATCGAGCTTGATGCTGCAGGACTGCAAAGTGGGGCTGGCGCTGTCGCAGCGCTGCGCCCAGGCGCCCGCCCAGGCACGCAGTGCGCGCACGGCCTGGGCTTCGTCCAGCAGACCGCTGGGCAAGGCATGGCGCAGAAGGAAATCCACCGGAGCGGGCTCCGACAGCTGGAGGTGGTACGGGCTCTGGCCCAACGCCTGTGTGATGAGCGTGGAGCCGCACCGCGTGACGTGGAAGATCACCAGCGTGGGAGAGAGTCCTGCGCTGGCCTCGTGCCAGGCTAGCAGGTCTTCCAGAGGCGTCTGGCGCCTGAACGCCAGGTGGAACGGCAGCTTCAGCTGGCTCTGGACGCCATGCTGGAAAAAGGGCTCCAGAAGAGGGGTATCCATCAGGCGCGCCCAGTCCACCATCACCCGTCCTTTGGCGATGTAGATCCGGATGGGGCGCCAGCCGCTGAAGTTCAAAGTACCCATTGTTCCATCCAGGAGCGGCGGCCGGCCTTCATGGCCGACTCCACGTCCGATGCCTCGAACTGAAATCCGGCGCCGTGGCCCAGTTGCACGGAGGCTTGCACGAACTCGGCCTTGTCGGTGATGGCGCTGAGCCGCCTGGAGTATTCCTCGTCGGTGCCGACAAAGTCCCTGAACCGCAGGAACTGGCTCCAGGGATCGGTGGCATCGGGCAGGGGATCGCCTGCGTCGCTGGCGCGAAAGGCTTCCAGCAGGCGTTCGTCCACCCAGGCGTCCGCGACCAGGTGGATGCGTGTCTGGCCGCCACGGTTGCGCACGCGGTGGGGGCGCGATACGTCAAGGTACCAGCACTCGCCGGCACGCAGGGGGATGCGCTCGCCGTCGACGTGGAAGTAGACATGCTCGCCCGTCTGCAGCGGTACATGCAGCCGCACTTCCCCCTGGGCCGCGCTGACGCCTGCGTCCGTGTGCTCCATGATCTCGCAGCCAGGCAGCAATTGCATGAGCCGTACGGATTTCCACGGCAGGGCCATCGCCTCCAGCATGGCGCGCAGGCTGGGGCATTGCTCCAGAGCTGGGGCATCGACGAAGCCCGAAGGGGGCACGTCGATGGGAACGACATCCATGGGCGCCGCCGGGGCATGGCGTAGCGCAAGCGCCTGCCAGCCGCCATCATGGCGCCCTTCATTGAAATGCGTGCGCCAGAGGGAAACGGGCAGCGCCTTCGCTTCGGCCAAGGCCGAAGCGGCATCGAAACGCCAGGGAAGGCGTGCCGACCGCATGCCTTGCACCCGCAGTCCCTCGCACGGCGCTTGGGCGGACAACCCGGGATGCGTCATTGGGAGCAGATCGCGTGAGCGTTGCACGAGGGCGCGACGCCTCGGTAGGGATTGAGGACGCGCACGTTCCAGCCTTGAACGCTGGCCCCGCAAGCACCGCCAATCCCGGGATAACTGGCGGACACATAGACCGCATCCGCCTCGATCCCCGCAACATTGCTGCTGGCCTGATACCCCCCGCCCAACACCTTCTCGCCGGCGCCGCAGCAGGCGGTGGCCGTGCAGGCATCCCCCGCTGCCGTGCCTGCGTTCACGACCGTGTGAGTCAAGACAATCGACGAACCGGCAGGCCCCTGGATGCCTTGTGGCCCCTGGATGCCCTGGATGCCTTGGGCTCCCGTCGCGCCTGTCGCGCCGGTGGCACCTGTTGGCCCGGGAACGCCGGCGCTGCCTTGCGGGCCGGTGGCTCCAGGGGTTCCAGAGGTTCCCGTTGCTCCCGTGGGACCCTGGGCCCCCGTGGCACCCTGAGCGCCGGTGGGGCCAGTGGCCCCCGTGGGGCCGGTTGCTCCAGTAGCGCCAGTCGGCCCCTGTGCCCCAGAGCCCACGCCGGGGGCACATTGCCCCAGGCGTCCGGTGGGGCCGTCAAAGCACAGCAGGCTGTTGGTGATGGGCGTGCCCGCCAGGCCTGGAACCAGCACTTCGCCGGTGCCTTGCACGCGCAGCCGCTCGTGGTTGGCCTGGTCCTTGACCACGAAGCCTCCTCCGACAGGCGGCGTGATGGTCACATCCGCCGCGTGGGTGGTGAGCGATGCCAGCGCCAGGCAGGCCTGGCCTGCCCACAGCGACTTGGATGAGAAAGGAGTGCGTTTCATAGGTGTCAGGAGGCGAGGGCGCTTGAGTGGCAAGGGGCAACAGGGGGACGCCTGCGAGGCGTGTCAGCAGGCCTGTCGAGGTGCGAAGGGAGCGTTTGGAAGCGGGCCGAGGGCGAGACTCTCCGCCGCCTGGCGCGCCATGGGCCTGTCAGCAAGCGACAGCAATGGCTGCACGGAAAACTTCATTTCTTCTCCCTGGTGATTGCAGTGGGCAGAGACCGTCCCCGTGGGCATCCGCTGCCGTGCTCTTCCCCATTTCCCAATGGAGGTGAAAGCGCGGCAGAGTGTGCAACAAAATGATGAGTGTGTAAATTTTTTAACGCGCATCGCAAGAATCTGCATCCGCCGTTCGCCAAGGGGCCGCTGCTGGCCGGACTGGGAAGGGCTGCCCGCACGCCACAATCGGTCCATGGACTGGGATCATTTCCGTTACTTCCTGGAGCTGGCCCGCACGGGCACGCTGGCTGGAGCCGCGCGCCGCCTGGGCGTGGAGCACACCACCGTGTCGCGCCGCATCCAGGCACTCGAAAAGCAGATGGGCACGGCCTTGTTCGCCCGCG contains:
- a CDS encoding CoA-acylating methylmalonate-semialdehyde dehydrogenase, with the protein product MDASTTQAVQAPTVKLLIGGKLVESKTTQWRNVVNPATQEVLARVPFATPDEINAAVASAKEAFKTWRKTPIGTRARIFLKLQQLIRENMSELAAILTAEQGKTLPDAEGDVFRGLEVVEHAASIGNLQLGELANNVANGVDTYTVLQPLGVCAGITPFNFPAMIPLWMFPMAIATGNTFVLKPSEQDPMVTMRLCELALEAGIPPGVLNVVHGGEDAVNAICDHPDIKAISFVGSTKVGTHVYNRASLNGKRVQCMMGAKNHAIVLPDANKEQTLNALAGAAFGAAGQRCMALSVVVLVGEAQKWIPELVEKAKTLKVSGGVEKGTDVGPLVSCAAKDRVESLIERGVADGATLELDGRKPHVPGYEKGNFVGPTIFSGVKPGMAIYDQEIFGPVLCLSGAADIDEAIEFINSNPNGNGTALFTQSGAAARKFQEDIDVGQVGINVPIPVPVPLFSFTGSRASKLGDLGPYGKQVVLFYTQTKTVTERWFDDSTTSHGVNTTISLK
- a CDS encoding phage tail protein, whose product is MSEPFIGEIVLFAGNFAPRGWAFCQGQILSIAQNTALFSILGTTYGGNGQTTFALPDLRGRVPVGTGQGPGLPAVDQGEMAGSPTHTLIVTEMPAHNHPGAAVSIPASTSAGTQVAPGGGAVPAASNQRNAQYTASGPNDTALSGTSASTGVTGNSQPFSIMQPYLGLNYIIATQGIYPSRN
- a CDS encoding sulfotransferase family protein; this translates as MGTLNFSGWRPIRIYIAKGRVMVDWARLMDTPLLEPFFQHGVQSQLKLPFHLAFRRQTPLEDLLAWHEASAGLSPTLVIFHVTRCGSTLITQALGQSPYHLQLSEPAPVDFLLRHALPSGLLDEAQAVRALRAWAGAWAQRCDSASPTLQSCSIKLDAWNTDKAALVAQAWPEARWVFLAREPLSVLVSQMRERAFFLVPGTLGACLDGLSIHELASMPAALFCARVLGDIYAAMAREFVPERTLLLDHAELPAAIETLVLPHMRWHCSEQDRDRMRERCAMHGKHPYQAYLPDTETKHSMASDHLQSLAEQWIAPHYRKLQNLRHAQRAAAPNSLEEALP
- a CDS encoding aspartyl/asparaginyl beta-hydroxylase domain-containing protein — protein: MTHPGLSAQAPCEGLRVQGMRSARLPWRFDAASALAEAKALPVSLWRTHFNEGRHDGGWQALALRHAPAAPMDVVPIDVPPSGFVDAPALEQCPSLRAMLEAMALPWKSVRLMQLLPGCEIMEHTDAGVSAAQGEVRLHVPLQTGEHVYFHVDGERIPLRAGECWYLDVSRPHRVRNRGGQTRIHLVADAWVDERLLEAFRASDAGDPLPDATDPWSQFLRFRDFVGTDEEYSRRLSAITDKAEFVQASVQLGHGAGFQFEASDVESAMKAGRRSWMEQWVL
- a CDS encoding collagen-like protein: MKRTPFSSKSLWAGQACLALASLTTHAADVTITPPVGGGFVVKDQANHERLRVQGTGEVLVPGLAGTPITNSLLCFDGPTGRLGQCAPGVGSGAQGPTGATGATGPTGATGPTGAQGATGAQGPTGATGTSGTPGATGPQGSAGVPGPTGATGATGATGAQGIQGIQGPQGIQGPAGSSIVLTHTVVNAGTAAGDACTATACCGAGEKVLGGGYQASSNVAGIEADAVYVSASYPGIGGACGASVQGWNVRVLNPYRGVAPSCNAHAICSQ